One Microbacterium sp. W4I20 DNA window includes the following coding sequences:
- a CDS encoding ABC transporter permease, translated as MSTSAPSVRSPRALAWHRRGVAFADFCRQFSHHRAGMVGLVFLVIVTVIALLAPVIAPPSMLDVTKLVDVERFAPPSWEHLLGTDHQGRELWVRMVWGARVSLLVGLAATAMSMIIGTLVGIAAGHFTGFFGGLMMRIIDFFLVLPALILAIVLSSVLSRGVWTIIIAIGLTSWAGTARVVRAQTLSVESRDYIERSRALGAGHWHIIIKHLLPGVLPLVLANTTLTVGSAIISESTLAFLGLGDTTLQSWGSILKNAMDVSAATSGYWWYVLVPGLAIVLVVLAFTLMGRAVENITNPTLRTR; from the coding sequence ATGAGCACGTCAGCGCCGTCCGTCCGTTCCCCGCGTGCGCTCGCCTGGCATCGCCGAGGCGTGGCCTTCGCCGACTTCTGCCGGCAGTTCTCGCACCACCGCGCCGGCATGGTCGGTCTGGTCTTCCTCGTCATCGTGACGGTGATCGCCCTGCTCGCCCCCGTGATCGCACCGCCGAGCATGCTCGACGTCACGAAGCTCGTCGACGTCGAGCGGTTCGCTCCCCCGTCGTGGGAGCATCTGCTCGGCACCGACCATCAGGGCAGAGAGCTCTGGGTACGCATGGTGTGGGGAGCGCGGGTGTCGCTGCTCGTCGGCCTCGCGGCCACTGCGATGTCGATGATCATCGGCACCCTCGTGGGGATTGCCGCCGGTCACTTCACCGGATTCTTCGGTGGACTGATGATGCGCATCATCGACTTCTTCCTGGTGCTCCCGGCGCTGATCCTGGCGATCGTGCTGTCCTCGGTGCTCAGCCGCGGAGTCTGGACGATCATCATCGCGATCGGTCTCACCTCCTGGGCGGGCACCGCTCGGGTCGTGAGGGCCCAGACCCTGTCCGTCGAATCCCGCGACTACATCGAGCGCTCCCGCGCGCTCGGCGCCGGCCACTGGCACATCATCATCAAGCACCTGCTGCCCGGCGTGCTGCCGCTGGTGCTCGCGAACACCACGCTCACGGTCGGATCCGCCATCATCTCCGAATCGACGCTCGCCTTCCTCGGGCTCGGCGACACCACGCTGCAGTCCTGGGGCTCCATCCTGAAGAACGCGATGGACGTCTCCGCGGCCACGAGCGGCTACTGGTGGTACGTGCTCGTCCCCGGCCTCGCGATCGTCCTCGTCGTGCTCGCCTTCACTCTGATGGGTCGCGCCGTCGAGAACATCACCAACCCGACGCTAAGGACCCGGTGA